Proteins encoded together in one Thermomonospora curvata DSM 43183 window:
- a CDS encoding rhomboid family intramembrane serine protease produces the protein MDAQAPGAPAEAPTCYRHPGRETYVRCTRCDRYICPDCMRDAAVGHQCVECVQEGSRTVRRPRTVFGGQIPATPVVTYTLIALNVLVYLAQLSSSRIVYDFAMVGVRFDPYGEMHGVADGEWYRLITAAFLHSQPGGGSFGVTHILFNMWALWVIGPQLEQVLGRWRFTSLYLLSALGGSVLLYLVDPTGAAVGASGAIFGLFGAFFVIAKRLNAPAGGIVFLLVLNLVITFTVPGISWEGHIGGLLTGGLLTAVYAYLPRVQGSDHQRRTVIHAVAVAALLALFIALVAVKTSELTGLLSF, from the coding sequence GTGGACGCACAAGCCCCTGGGGCGCCCGCGGAGGCGCCGACCTGCTACCGCCACCCGGGCCGGGAGACCTACGTCCGCTGCACGCGGTGCGACCGGTACATCTGCCCGGACTGCATGCGCGACGCCGCGGTGGGCCACCAGTGCGTGGAGTGCGTCCAGGAGGGCAGCCGGACCGTGCGCCGGCCGCGCACGGTCTTCGGCGGTCAGATCCCGGCGACCCCCGTGGTCACCTACACCCTGATCGCGCTGAACGTGCTGGTGTACCTGGCGCAGCTGTCCTCATCGCGGATCGTGTACGACTTCGCGATGGTGGGGGTGCGGTTCGACCCCTACGGCGAGATGCACGGGGTGGCCGACGGTGAGTGGTACCGGCTGATCACCGCGGCCTTCCTGCACTCCCAGCCCGGCGGCGGCTCCTTCGGCGTCACCCACATCCTGTTCAACATGTGGGCGCTGTGGGTGATCGGCCCGCAGCTGGAGCAGGTGCTGGGGCGCTGGCGGTTCACCTCGCTGTACCTGCTGTCGGCGCTCGGCGGCTCGGTGCTGCTGTACCTGGTCGACCCGACCGGCGCCGCGGTGGGCGCCTCCGGGGCGATCTTCGGCCTGTTCGGCGCGTTCTTCGTGATCGCCAAGCGGCTGAACGCCCCGGCCGGGGGCATCGTGTTCCTGCTGGTGCTCAACCTGGTGATCACCTTCACCGTGCCGGGGATCTCCTGGGAGGGGCACATCGGCGGGCTGCTGACCGGCGGGCTGCTGACCGCCGTGTACGCCTACCTTCCGCGCGTCCAGGGGAGCGATCACCAGCGTCGCACCGTGATTCACGCGGTGGCCGTCGCCGCCCTGCTGGCCCTGTTCATCGCGCTGGTCGCGGTCAAGACGTCCGAGCTCACCGGGCTGCTTTCCTTCTGA
- a CDS encoding sulfatase family protein gives MSGTFPLTRRRVLLSGAVAATVAGICGGTSRPVSGRGRPNVLLLVTDDQPLHTEWAMPVLRDMIKRSGVRFTRAYATTPLCGPSRASILSGRYAHNHGVLQNGRPERLDQSTVLPRYLREAGYRTAMFGKYLNGWDVHQAPPHFDEYALMHPPKYGETWWNVNGKVSRKRAYSTSLIRDHAVRFLRRHRASGRPWFLYLTPYAPHAPFTPEARYANLSVPSWRGNPAVAESDKRDKPFYIRRSDPDLHRARRIRAGQLRTLRSVDDLLGAVRDELRAQRRLDDTLIIVISDNGYCWGDHGWHAKSVPYSPAVRIPLYLSWPAGGLGRGATDDRLVANIDIMPTILDAAGIDPGAARLDGRSLLRPGERDRLLLEWWKRGPGQAGHSWAATVTRDYQYIEHYDTILRRGRPVGSGAVVHREYYDLRKDPHQLTNLLHRTGSGVARRLDVAGLSARLAADRRA, from the coding sequence GTGTCCGGGACGTTCCCGTTGACGCGGCGCAGGGTGCTGCTGTCCGGGGCGGTGGCCGCCACGGTGGCGGGGATCTGCGGCGGGACGTCCCGTCCGGTGTCGGGCCGGGGGCGGCCCAACGTGCTGCTGCTGGTCACCGACGATCAGCCGTTGCACACCGAGTGGGCCATGCCGGTTCTGCGCGACATGATCAAACGGAGCGGTGTGCGTTTCACCCGCGCCTATGCCACGACGCCGCTGTGCGGGCCGTCCCGTGCCTCGATCCTGTCGGGGCGGTACGCCCATAACCACGGGGTGCTGCAGAACGGCCGTCCCGAGCGGCTGGATCAGAGCACCGTCCTGCCCCGCTACCTGCGGGAGGCCGGGTACCGCACCGCGATGTTCGGCAAGTACCTCAACGGCTGGGACGTCCACCAGGCTCCGCCGCACTTTGACGAGTACGCCCTCATGCACCCGCCCAAGTACGGCGAGACCTGGTGGAACGTCAACGGGAAGGTGAGCAGGAAGCGCGCCTACAGCACCTCCCTCATCAGGGACCACGCCGTGCGGTTCCTGCGGCGGCACCGCGCGAGCGGACGCCCGTGGTTCCTGTACCTGACTCCCTACGCCCCCCACGCGCCGTTCACCCCTGAGGCGCGGTATGCGAATCTGAGCGTCCCTTCATGGCGCGGCAACCCCGCCGTCGCCGAGTCGGATAAGCGGGACAAGCCGTTCTATATTCGGCGGTCCGACCCCGATCTTCACCGTGCCCGCCGCATCCGCGCCGGTCAGCTGCGCACCTTACGCTCCGTGGACGACCTGCTCGGCGCGGTGCGGGACGAGCTGCGCGCCCAGCGCCGGCTGGACGACACGCTCATCATCGTCATCAGCGACAACGGCTACTGCTGGGGGGATCACGGCTGGCACGCCAAGAGCGTCCCCTACTCCCCCGCGGTCCGCATCCCGCTGTACCTGTCGTGGCCGGCCGGCGGGCTCGGCAGGGGCGCCACCGACGACCGGCTGGTGGCCAACATCGACATCATGCCCACGATCTTGGACGCGGCGGGCATCGATCCCGGCGCCGCGAGACTGGACGGCCGGTCGCTGCTGCGTCCCGGGGAACGCGACCGGCTGCTGTTGGAATGGTGGAAGAGGGGCCCGGGGCAGGCCGGGCATAGCTGGGCGGCCACGGTCACGCGGGACTACCAGTACATCGAGCACTACGACACCATCTTGCGCCGGGGCAGGCCGGTGGGGTCGGGAGCGGTGGTGCATCGCGAGTACTACGACTTGCGCAAGGACCCGCACCAGCTCACCAACCTGCTGCACCGCACGGGGTCCGGCGTGGCGCGGCGGCTGGACGTGGCGGGTCTGTCCGCCCGCCTGGCGGCCGACCGGAGGGCCTGA
- a CDS encoding cell division protein CrgA: MPKSKVRKKAVYTPPQRSQKAAVSPRWLVPTMLFLWLAGLVWIATFYVTASTATDVPLMSDLGNWNLGIGFGSIILGVILSTRWR; encoded by the coding sequence GTGCCCAAGTCGAAAGTGCGCAAGAAGGCCGTCTACACCCCGCCGCAGCGGTCGCAGAAGGCCGCCGTCAGCCCGCGCTGGCTGGTGCCGACCATGCTCTTTTTGTGGCTGGCGGGGCTGGTGTGGATCGCCACCTTCTACGTGACGGCCAGCACCGCCACGGACGTGCCGCTGATGAGCGACCTGGGGAACTGGAACCTGGGGATCGGGTTCGGCTCCATCATCCTGGGCGTCATCTTGTCCACTCGCTGGCGTTGA
- a CDS encoding aminotransferase class IV family protein yields MAELDGAPVAPEALQALGLINYGHFTSMRVDDQHVRGLSHHLDRLVRDCREVFDADLNRDKVREYIRRAIRDKPGSFVVRVTVFDPDLELGRPGATAEPRILVTTRPAGAWPPPPMRVQSASYRRDLPHVKHIGLFGQLWCRRNAQLNGFDDALFIDSSSFVTEGATWNIGFYDGDRVIWPSADVLPGVTMRLITQVHEQTITAPVNLRDVPSMEAAFATNTTVGVRPITAIDNVQLPAEHPIFETLRKEYEEIPPERI; encoded by the coding sequence ATGGCGGAACTCGACGGCGCACCTGTCGCCCCCGAAGCGCTCCAGGCCCTAGGGCTGATCAACTATGGTCACTTCACGTCCATGCGCGTCGATGACCAGCACGTACGCGGACTCTCGCACCACCTTGACCGACTGGTTCGTGATTGCCGAGAAGTGTTCGATGCCGACCTGAACCGTGACAAAGTGCGCGAATACATCCGGCGCGCGATCAGAGACAAGCCCGGATCGTTCGTGGTCCGGGTCACCGTCTTCGACCCGGACCTAGAGCTGGGACGCCCCGGAGCAACGGCCGAACCTCGCATCCTGGTCACCACGCGTCCGGCCGGAGCCTGGCCGCCGCCCCCGATGCGCGTCCAGTCAGCCAGCTATCGCCGCGATCTGCCCCACGTTAAACACATCGGTCTCTTCGGCCAATTGTGGTGCCGCCGGAACGCCCAGCTCAACGGGTTCGATGACGCCCTGTTCATCGACAGCTCATCCTTTGTCACCGAAGGTGCGACGTGGAACATCGGTTTCTACGACGGTGACCGCGTCATCTGGCCGAGCGCCGATGTCCTGCCAGGCGTGACCATGCGACTGATCACCCAAGTTCACGAGCAGACCATCACGGCTCCGGTCAACCTTCGCGATGTGCCCAGCATGGAAGCCGCGTTCGCTACCAACACCACCGTAGGCGTTCGCCCGATCACCGCAATCGACAACGTGCAACTACCGGCCGAGCATCCCATCTTCGAGACACTCCGCAAGGAATACGAAGAGATCCCGCCAGAGCGCATCTGA
- a CDS encoding acyltransferase, with protein MSLKHVLASGVRRCLHAAVHRGWEWIQRQGEITPSTPGRYRFAYFGEGACIGFPTGAIYGERWISIGDHTLIGTHVTISAGFVPGLDLGPDIIVKIGNSCSLGRGTYIVGHQSIEIGNDVFTGPNVYITDQNHSYSDLDTPIGRQWPENKPVVIGDGCWIGTGAIILPGTKLGRNVAVAGGAVVRGEFPDHCVIGGVPAKILRRHDPDKGWVPPLRQRSSVVSLQELSQLATGAAEEDMQILQDKLREEAAG; from the coding sequence ATGTCGCTGAAACACGTTCTGGCCTCGGGGGTCCGCCGTTGCCTCCACGCGGCCGTGCACCGCGGCTGGGAATGGATTCAACGGCAGGGTGAGATCACCCCGTCCACCCCGGGCCGGTACCGCTTCGCCTACTTCGGCGAAGGCGCCTGCATCGGATTCCCCACCGGCGCCATCTACGGCGAGCGGTGGATCTCCATCGGGGACCACACCCTGATCGGCACCCATGTGACCATCTCCGCCGGGTTCGTCCCCGGTCTGGACCTGGGCCCGGACATCATCGTCAAGATCGGCAACAGCTGCTCGCTGGGCCGCGGCACCTACATCGTCGGCCACCAGTCCATCGAGATCGGCAACGACGTCTTCACCGGGCCGAACGTCTACATCACCGACCAGAACCACAGCTACAGCGACCTGGACACCCCGATCGGACGCCAGTGGCCCGAGAACAAACCGGTGGTCATCGGGGACGGCTGCTGGATCGGCACCGGCGCGATCATCCTGCCCGGCACCAAGCTGGGCCGGAACGTGGCGGTGGCCGGCGGCGCGGTGGTCCGCGGCGAGTTCCCCGACCACTGCGTCATCGGCGGCGTCCCCGCCAAGATCCTCCGCCGCCACGACCCGGACAAGGGCTGGGTCCCGCCGCTGCGCCAGCGCTCCTCCGTGGTCTCGCTGCAGGAGCTGTCCCAGCTCGCCACCGGCGCCGCCGAGGAGGACATGCAGATCCTCCAGGACAAGCTCCGCGAGGAGGCCGCCGGCTGA
- a CDS encoding SUMF1/EgtB/PvdO family nonheme iron enzyme, which produces MPITIKLWSGREARALREAKRMSIRDFAAHLGVSERMVSKWEKEAENIHPRPVNQQALDSSLAASTPEEQERFAALVGETVQHTPAAVPDTQASAPPGEPLPLNEPHQVRHPIDGKLMTLVDAGVFLAGEKDEPVYLPAFYIDVFPTTNADYARFVAATGHPAPQHWKDNSPPDNLLDHPVVFVTWHDATAYAQWTAKALPTSQQWEKAARGTRGDTYPWGSQLTPAKCNVRESGIRTTTPVNRYHSGVSPYGVYDMCGNVWEWCSTQSEPGRYELKGSAFTSPFKRCTPANFNDASADMLDDDTGFRCVTPAETMRALLKMNS; this is translated from the coding sequence TTGCCCATCACCATCAAACTCTGGTCAGGCCGTGAAGCGCGAGCCCTCCGCGAGGCAAAGCGGATGAGCATCCGTGATTTCGCTGCACATCTGGGCGTCAGTGAGCGCATGGTTTCCAAGTGGGAGAAAGAAGCGGAGAACATCCATCCTCGGCCGGTGAACCAACAGGCCCTCGACTCATCCCTAGCGGCTTCCACCCCGGAAGAACAAGAGCGGTTCGCCGCATTGGTCGGCGAAACGGTCCAGCACACCCCCGCCGCCGTACCCGACACCCAGGCCAGTGCACCACCAGGCGAACCGCTCCCGCTGAACGAACCACACCAAGTCCGCCACCCCATCGACGGGAAGCTAATGACCCTGGTCGATGCTGGTGTCTTCCTGGCGGGAGAGAAGGACGAGCCCGTTTACCTGCCCGCGTTCTATATTGACGTTTTCCCCACCACGAACGCCGACTACGCCCGTTTCGTCGCAGCAACCGGCCACCCTGCTCCCCAGCACTGGAAAGACAACAGCCCGCCGGACAACCTGCTAGACCACCCCGTGGTGTTCGTCACCTGGCACGACGCCACCGCATACGCCCAGTGGACCGCCAAGGCTCTACCCACCAGCCAACAATGGGAGAAGGCCGCCCGAGGCACCAGAGGTGACACCTATCCTTGGGGTAGCCAGCTCACCCCCGCGAAATGTAACGTCCGCGAAAGCGGAATCCGTACCACCACCCCCGTCAACCGCTACCACAGCGGCGTAAGCCCATATGGCGTCTACGACATGTGCGGCAACGTCTGGGAGTGGTGCTCCACCCAGTCCGAGCCGGGCCGCTACGAACTCAAGGGCAGCGCCTTCACCAGCCCGTTCAAACGCTGCACGCCTGCGAACTTCAACGATGCCTCCGCCGACATGCTTGACGATGACACCGGCTTCCGCTGCGTCACCCCCGCCGAAACCATGCGCGCCCTCCTGAAGATGAACAGCTAG
- a CDS encoding class E sortase, with protein sequence MGELCITAGLILLLFVTYQLWGTDRYTRQQQDRLNKELLRSWNAPDEKITTEKVKLGGGLALLRIPRLGSKYRYVIVEGVEPEDLRKGPGHYPGSAMPGQIGNFVVSGHRTTYSAPFNRIDQLRRGDRILIDTRRKQYVYKVTGHRIVKPTAVEVTAPVPFHPGRKPTKSLITLTTCHPKYSDAKRLIVFGELAEQRSRRVAAPAGR encoded by the coding sequence CTGGGCGAGCTGTGCATCACCGCCGGGCTGATCCTGCTGCTGTTCGTGACCTACCAGCTGTGGGGCACCGACCGGTACACCCGCCAGCAGCAGGACCGGCTCAACAAGGAGCTGCTGCGGTCCTGGAACGCCCCCGACGAGAAGATCACCACCGAGAAGGTCAAGCTCGGCGGCGGGCTGGCACTGCTGCGCATCCCCCGGCTGGGGAGCAAGTACCGGTATGTGATCGTCGAGGGCGTCGAACCCGAGGACCTGCGCAAGGGCCCCGGCCACTACCCGGGCAGCGCGATGCCCGGCCAGATCGGCAACTTCGTGGTCTCCGGCCACCGCACCACCTACTCGGCCCCCTTCAACCGCATCGACCAGCTGCGCCGCGGCGACCGCATCCTCATCGACACCCGCCGCAAGCAGTACGTCTACAAGGTCACCGGCCACCGCATCGTCAAGCCCACCGCCGTCGAGGTGACCGCGCCCGTGCCGTTCCACCCCGGCCGCAAGCCCACCAAATCGCTGATCACTCTCACCACGTGCCATCCCAAGTACTCCGACGCCAAGCGCCTCATCGTCTTCGGGGAACTGGCCGAGCAGCGTTCCCGCCGGGTCGCGGCCCCGGCCGGGCGGTAA
- a CDS encoding GntR family transcriptional regulator, with product MPSLDFEPPKYARVVLELRRRIEEGQYPPGSMLPSESQLVREFAVGRTTVVRALQMLQQDGWIVREHGRGSFVKGRPASEREVTRPGLAVLDQPETRDGVSLVQVGTVPAPSPVVAVLGLGEGASLVMRRWVSTRDGVPSELVTCWFPPELAYGTDLGSDSPLPVGVRAHLRSVRQLRIDHIAERLTARLPDADEPTLLQVGSSDPVLSILATAHDATDAALFAVEVVMPGTLHELEDVYSVPD from the coding sequence ATGCCGAGTCTGGATTTCGAGCCTCCCAAGTACGCGCGTGTCGTGCTGGAGTTGCGGCGGCGGATCGAGGAGGGCCAGTACCCGCCCGGCTCGATGCTGCCCTCGGAATCGCAGCTCGTGCGAGAGTTCGCGGTCGGACGTACCACCGTGGTCCGGGCGTTGCAGATGCTCCAACAGGACGGGTGGATCGTCCGTGAGCACGGGCGGGGCTCGTTCGTGAAGGGGCGGCCTGCATCCGAACGTGAGGTCACCCGGCCCGGCCTGGCGGTGCTCGACCAACCAGAGACCCGCGACGGCGTGAGTCTCGTCCAGGTGGGCACGGTGCCGGCACCCTCGCCCGTGGTGGCCGTGCTGGGTCTGGGCGAGGGCGCCTCGCTGGTCATGCGGCGCTGGGTGAGCACGCGGGACGGTGTGCCCTCCGAGTTGGTGACCTGCTGGTTTCCGCCGGAACTGGCCTACGGCACCGATCTTGGATCGGACTCACCGCTGCCGGTCGGTGTCCGCGCGCACCTGCGCTCTGTCAGGCAGTTGCGCATCGACCACATCGCCGAACGGCTCACCGCTCGCCTGCCTGATGCCGACGAGCCGACGTTGCTCCAGGTCGGTTCCTCTGATCCGGTCTTGTCGATCCTGGCGACCGCGCATGATGCCACCGATGCGGCGCTGTTCGCGGTCGAGGTCGTCATGCCCGGCACGCTCCATGAGCTGGAAGACGTCTACAGCGTCCCCGACTGA
- a CDS encoding peptidylprolyl isomerase has translation MAEELIATLNTTFGPISLRLFPEHAPKTVANFVGLAEGTRQWTDPRTGRPSNAPLYNGTIFHRVIDGFMIQGGDPLGTGTGGPGYRFEDEVDSGLKFDRPYLLAMANAGPNTNGSQFFITLTVEQTAHLTGAHTIFGEVISGHDVVDRIGKAPTGPRNRPLQDITIESVTIERRQS, from the coding sequence ATGGCTGAAGAGCTCATCGCGACCCTGAACACCACCTTCGGGCCGATCTCGCTGCGGCTCTTCCCCGAGCACGCGCCCAAGACGGTGGCGAACTTCGTGGGGCTGGCGGAGGGCACACGGCAGTGGACCGACCCGCGGACCGGCCGTCCCTCCAACGCGCCGCTCTACAACGGGACGATCTTCCACCGGGTGATCGACGGGTTCATGATCCAGGGCGGCGACCCGCTGGGCACCGGCACCGGCGGCCCCGGTTACCGGTTCGAGGACGAGGTGGACTCGGGGCTGAAGTTCGACCGCCCCTACCTGCTGGCGATGGCCAACGCCGGGCCCAACACCAACGGCTCGCAGTTCTTCATCACCTTGACGGTGGAGCAGACCGCGCACCTGACCGGCGCGCACACCATCTTCGGGGAGGTCATCTCCGGGCACGACGTGGTGGACCGGATCGGCAAGGCCCCCACTGGCCCGCGCAACCGTCCGCTGCAGGACATTACGATCGAATCGGTGACGATCGAGCGTCGCCAGTCGTAA
- a CDS encoding nucleotidyltransferase domain-containing protein: MTDTLLLTGVVGSTAYGLAGADSDVDVLGVYAAPTTVFHGLHPPTERTATKVSTDPDRTLHEAGKFARLCLSGNPTVTELLWLPEELYQVRTPLGEELIGIRTAFLSAPRVRDAYLGYATRQFRRLEARGDGSFSADTRKRVAKHARHLARLVHQGLELYRSGRLTVRLADPEWYLDFGARVAAGDLDVARALMARGEADYAAARTVLPERPDEDAVERWLLRVRAAHYTHPCCKGD, translated from the coding sequence ATGACCGACACGCTGCTGCTGACGGGAGTGGTCGGGTCCACCGCCTACGGCCTGGCCGGGGCCGATTCCGACGTGGACGTGCTCGGCGTGTACGCGGCCCCCACCACGGTGTTCCACGGGTTGCACCCGCCCACCGAGAGGACGGCCACGAAGGTGAGCACCGACCCGGACCGCACCCTTCATGAGGCCGGCAAGTTCGCCAGGCTGTGCCTGTCGGGCAACCCCACGGTGACCGAGCTGCTGTGGCTGCCGGAGGAGCTGTACCAGGTCCGCACGCCGCTGGGGGAGGAGCTGATCGGCATCCGCACGGCGTTCTTGAGCGCGCCGCGCGTCCGTGACGCCTACCTGGGGTATGCCACCCGGCAGTTCCGGAGGCTGGAAGCCCGGGGGGACGGGTCGTTCAGCGCCGACACCCGCAAGCGGGTGGCCAAGCACGCCCGGCACCTGGCCCGTCTCGTCCACCAGGGGCTGGAGCTGTACCGCAGTGGGCGCCTCACCGTCCGGCTCGCCGACCCCGAGTGGTACCTGGACTTCGGGGCACGGGTCGCCGCCGGGGATTTGGATGTGGCACGGGCGCTGATGGCCCGGGGGGAGGCCGACTACGCCGCCGCGCGCACCGTGCTGCCGGAGCGGCCCGACGAGGATGCCGTCGAGCGGTGGCTGCTGAGGGTCCGCGCCGCCCACTACACGCACCCGTGCTGCAAGGGGGATTGA
- a CDS encoding FtsK/SpoIIIE domain-containing protein, whose amino-acid sequence MPEGLVLLVNLLRLLARAVVFCLRHPIVSGAVVGAGWLAWRYGWHVPALVGLVVVVGLGVWAAVDRASFVRRVYRPAWSWWRGWWVYRRHWQPVLVTAGLTKTHRGREYLPTLRRVECGAASDRLLVQMLRGQAPDAWEKVAANLAHGFGATLVRVREGDRPGRVWLEFVRIDALASPIPALPIPDASAVDLRAVEVGRLEDGSPWRLRLLGTHVLVAGATGSGKGSVLWSVIRGVLPLMVAGLVEVWAIDPKRMELSYGRVLFERFGRYSSDPGGGMVALLEEAAGDMNARADQFAGHTRTFVPSVEHPFRLIVVDELAFLTAYSPERDLRKRAESALAILTSQGRSVGYCVLGAQQDARKEVNNLRNLFPDRIALRLDEDEQVDMVLGDGARDRGALADQISTVPEVGAGVGFVRLETCPDPVRVRAAYVSDEDIRQMVAYALSGGTYRPEAA is encoded by the coding sequence ATGCCCGAGGGCCTGGTCCTGCTCGTCAACCTGCTCCGCCTCCTGGCCCGCGCGGTGGTGTTCTGCCTGCGCCACCCGATCGTCTCCGGTGCCGTGGTGGGGGCCGGCTGGCTGGCCTGGCGGTACGGCTGGCACGTGCCCGCCCTCGTCGGCCTGGTGGTCGTGGTCGGCCTGGGGGTGTGGGCGGCGGTGGATCGGGCGTCGTTCGTGCGCCGGGTCTACCGTCCGGCGTGGTCGTGGTGGCGGGGCTGGTGGGTGTACCGGCGGCACTGGCAACCGGTCCTGGTCACCGCCGGACTCACGAAAACCCACCGTGGCCGCGAGTACCTGCCGACGCTGCGGCGGGTCGAGTGCGGGGCCGCGTCGGACCGGCTGCTGGTGCAGATGCTTCGCGGGCAGGCTCCCGACGCCTGGGAGAAGGTGGCGGCCAACCTGGCGCACGGTTTCGGCGCGACCCTGGTGCGGGTCCGGGAGGGGGATCGGCCGGGCCGTGTGTGGCTGGAGTTCGTCCGCATCGACGCCCTGGCCTCCCCGATTCCGGCGCTGCCGATTCCGGACGCATCTGCGGTGGACCTGCGGGCGGTGGAGGTCGGCCGCCTGGAGGACGGTTCGCCGTGGCGGCTGCGGCTCCTCGGCACGCACGTCCTGGTGGCGGGCGCGACCGGGTCGGGCAAGGGTTCGGTGTTGTGGTCGGTGATCCGTGGCGTGTTGCCGTTGATGGTCGCCGGGCTGGTCGAGGTGTGGGCCATCGACCCCAAACGGATGGAGCTGTCCTACGGCCGCGTGTTGTTCGAGCGGTTCGGCCGGTACTCCTCCGACCCTGGCGGTGGGATGGTCGCGCTGCTGGAGGAGGCCGCTGGCGACATGAACGCCCGCGCCGACCAGTTCGCCGGCCACACCCGCACGTTCGTCCCCTCGGTGGAGCATCCGTTCCGGCTGATCGTGGTGGATGAGCTGGCGTTCCTGACCGCCTACAGCCCCGAACGCGACCTGCGCAAGCGGGCCGAATCCGCGTTGGCGATCTTGACCAGTCAGGGCCGGTCGGTGGGCTACTGCGTGCTCGGCGCCCAGCAGGACGCCCGCAAAGAGGTCAACAACCTGCGCAACCTGTTCCCCGACCGGATCGCGCTGCGGCTGGATGAGGACGAACAGGTCGACATGGTCCTGGGCGACGGGGCACGGGACCGGGGCGCGCTGGCCGACCAGATCTCGACCGTTCCGGAGGTCGGGGCCGGTGTCGGGTTCGTCCGGCTGGAGACCTGCCCGGATCCGGTGCGGGTGCGGGCGGCGTACGTGTCGGACGAGGACATCCGGCAGATGGTCGCCTACGCCCTGTCGGGTGGCACCTACCGGCCGGAGGCCGCATGA
- a CDS encoding anthranilate synthase component II, with amino-acid sequence MSADGPRVLVVDNHDSFVFNIVQYLLELGADCVVKDRSDVTVDDAAGVHGVLLSPGPGHPADTGVCLELVKDAERRRLPLLGVCLGHQIIGHVYGAAVHRAPELVHGYTSPIEHDGEGVLAGLPSPFQATRYHSLAVDPASVPRALKVTARTPDGVVMGLRHRDRPIEGVQFHPESVLSECGHRLLANWLATCAFVP; translated from the coding sequence ATGAGCGCTGACGGCCCCCGCGTGCTGGTCGTGGACAATCACGACAGCTTCGTGTTCAACATCGTCCAGTACCTGCTGGAACTGGGCGCCGACTGCGTGGTCAAGGACCGCTCGGATGTGACGGTGGACGACGCCGCCGGCGTGCACGGCGTGCTGCTGAGCCCCGGCCCCGGCCATCCCGCCGACACCGGCGTCTGCCTGGAACTGGTGAAGGACGCCGAGCGGCGGCGCCTGCCGCTGCTGGGGGTCTGCCTGGGGCACCAGATCATCGGCCATGTCTACGGGGCCGCGGTCCATCGGGCGCCCGAACTCGTCCACGGCTACACCAGCCCCATCGAGCACGACGGCGAAGGGGTCCTGGCGGGCCTGCCGAGCCCGTTCCAGGCCACCCGCTACCACTCGCTGGCGGTGGACCCGGCCTCCGTCCCCCGCGCCCTGAAGGTCACCGCACGCACCCCCGACGGGGTGGTCATGGGACTGCGCCACCGCGACCGCCCCATCGAGGGCGTGCAGTTCCACCCGGAGTCCGTGCTGTCCGAATGCGGCCACCGCCTGCTGGCCAACTGGCTCGCCACCTGCGCTTTCGTGCCCTGA